One Carassius auratus strain Wakin chromosome 3, ASM336829v1, whole genome shotgun sequence genomic region harbors:
- the LOC113053532 gene encoding Fc receptor-like protein 2 isoform X2, with protein sequence MELSQLPLVFLLISHIHSGHTEGKYSCYGAERGGSRTSNISDEVTLTVSETPKAKVSVKPDHRVFRGETVTLRCDIDGEGVTSWRYVWYKYSAFYSSSELQEHTFSSVTESDAGKYFCYGAERGGSRTSNINDVVTLTVSDRAQAGLSVSPQKWLTEGDSVTLICEVYGSSTEWTFSWFTLNASSDNKYNYQKLSGSSRGAGGNYTVSSAALKHTGVYVCRAERGKPAYNTTYSNKQPVWVTVVSPRVSLIISPSRTQHFTFVSLSLSCEDQSNSDRWRVRRYTESEQLQDCSSSVWGSETGSTCTINSTNTSDTGVYWCQSESGEKYHPVNITVHSGVILESPVHPVTEGDTLTLRCLYQHSTPSNLRADFYKDGSLIQNQTTEMIISTVSKSHEGFYYCKHSERGESPKSWISVRVSPSESQISVLHTLSSVLAVCPYLLVTVVLIFKCCRMRGETSD encoded by the exons ATGGAGCTCAGTCAACTTCCTCTTGTGTTCT TGTTGATTTCACACATTCACTCTGGACACACTGAAG GTAAATACTCCTGTtatggagcagagagaggaggatCACGAACATCAAACATCAGTGATGaagttacactgacagtatcag AAACACCAAAAGCCAAAGTGAGCGTTAAACCTGATCATCGTGTattcagaggagagacagtcactctcagATGTGACATTGATGGTGAAGGAGTCACTAGCTGGCGGTATGTCTGGTATAAATACAGTGCATTCTACAGCTCCAGtgaactacaggaacacacatTCAGTTCTGTTACTGAGTCTGACGCAGGTAAATACTTCTGTtatggagcagagagaggaggatCACGAACATCAAACATCAATGATGTagttacactgacagtatcag ATAGAGCCCAGGCAGGTTTAAGTGTTTCTCCACAGAAGTGGTTGACTgaaggagattcagtgactctgatctgtgagGTTTATGGCTCCTCTACAGAATGGACATTCAGCTGGTTCACTCTAAATGCTTCATCAG ACAACAAATATAATTATCAGAAGCTCTCAGGcagcagcagaggagctggaggaaaCTACACTGTCAGTTCTGCTGCTCTAAAACACACAGGAGTTTATGtgtgcagagcagagagaggaaaACCAGCATATAACACAACCTACAGCAACAAACAGCCAGTATGGGTCACTG TTGTTTCTCCTCGAGTCTCTCTGATCATCAGTCCCAGCAGAACTCAACACTTCacatttgtctctctctctctgagctgtgaAGACCAGAGTAACTCTGATAGATGGAGAGTGAGAAGATACACAGAGAGTGAACAGCTGCAAGATTGTTCATCATCAGTGTGGGGATCAGAAACAGGATCTACATGTACAATCAACTCCACCAACACATCAGACACTGGAGTGTACTGGTGTCAgtctgaatctggagagaaatatcatcctgttaatatcactgtacaCT ctggtgtgattctggagagtcCTGTTCATCCTGTGACTGAAGGAGATACTCTGACTCTACGCTGTTTATATCAACATTCAACTCCATCAAACCTCAGAGCTGATTTCTATAAAGATGGATCACTCATCCAGAATCAAACTACAGAGATGATCATCTCTACTGTCTCAAAGTCACATGAGGGTTTCTACTACTGCAAACACTCAGAGAGAGGAGAGTCACCCAAGAGCTGGATCTCAGTCAGAG tGTCTCCTTCAGAATCTCAGATCTCTGTCCTCCACACACTCAGTTCTGTTTTGGCAGTTTGTCCATATCTGCTAGTGACAGTCGTGCTGATTTTCAAATGCTGCAGAATGAGAGGTGAAACATCCGACTGA
- the LOC113053532 gene encoding sialoadhesin-like isoform X1: MSVNESVTGKYSCYGAERGGSRTSNISDEVTLTVSETLKAKVSIKPAQHVFRGETVTLRCDIDGGGITSWQYSWYKDDSLYTYSELQEHTFTSVNESVTGKYSCYGAERGGSRTSNISDEVTLTVSETPKAKVSVKPDHRVFRGETVTLRCDIDGEGVTSWRYVWYKYSAFYSSSELQEHTFSSVTESDAGKYFCYGAERGGSRTSNINDVVTLTVSDRAQAGLSVSPQKWLTEGDSVTLICEVYGSSTEWTFSWFTLNASSDNKYNYQKLSGSSRGAGGNYTVSSAALKHTGVYVCRAERGKPAYNTTYSNKQPVWVTVVSPRVSLIISPSRTQHFTFVSLSLSCEDQSNSDRWRVRRYTESEQLQDCSSSVWGSETGSTCTINSTNTSDTGVYWCQSESGEKYHPVNITVHSGVILESPVHPVTEGDTLTLRCLYQHSTPSNLRADFYKDGSLIQNQTTEMIISTVSKSHEGFYYCKHSERGESPKSWISVRVSPSESQISVLHTLSSVLAVCPYLLVTVVLIFKCCRMRGETSD; the protein is encoded by the exons AAACACTTAAAGCCAAAGTGAGCATTAAACCTGCTCAACATGTATTCAGAGGAGAGACAGTAACTCTCAGATGTGACATTGATGGTGGAGGAATCACTAGCTGGCAGTACAGCTGGTATAAAGATGATTCACTCTACACTTACAGTGAACTTCAGGAACACACATTCACGTCTGTTAATGAGTCTGTCACAGGTAAATACTCCTGTtatggagcagagagaggaggatCACGAACATCAAACATCAGTGATGaagttacactgacagtatcag AAACACCAAAAGCCAAAGTGAGCGTTAAACCTGATCATCGTGTattcagaggagagacagtcactctcagATGTGACATTGATGGTGAAGGAGTCACTAGCTGGCGGTATGTCTGGTATAAATACAGTGCATTCTACAGCTCCAGtgaactacaggaacacacatTCAGTTCTGTTACTGAGTCTGACGCAGGTAAATACTTCTGTtatggagcagagagaggaggatCACGAACATCAAACATCAATGATGTagttacactgacagtatcag ATAGAGCCCAGGCAGGTTTAAGTGTTTCTCCACAGAAGTGGTTGACTgaaggagattcagtgactctgatctgtgagGTTTATGGCTCCTCTACAGAATGGACATTCAGCTGGTTCACTCTAAATGCTTCATCAG ACAACAAATATAATTATCAGAAGCTCTCAGGcagcagcagaggagctggaggaaaCTACACTGTCAGTTCTGCTGCTCTAAAACACACAGGAGTTTATGtgtgcagagcagagagaggaaaACCAGCATATAACACAACCTACAGCAACAAACAGCCAGTATGGGTCACTG TTGTTTCTCCTCGAGTCTCTCTGATCATCAGTCCCAGCAGAACTCAACACTTCacatttgtctctctctctctgagctgtgaAGACCAGAGTAACTCTGATAGATGGAGAGTGAGAAGATACACAGAGAGTGAACAGCTGCAAGATTGTTCATCATCAGTGTGGGGATCAGAAACAGGATCTACATGTACAATCAACTCCACCAACACATCAGACACTGGAGTGTACTGGTGTCAgtctgaatctggagagaaatatcatcctgttaatatcactgtacaCT ctggtgtgattctggagagtcCTGTTCATCCTGTGACTGAAGGAGATACTCTGACTCTACGCTGTTTATATCAACATTCAACTCCATCAAACCTCAGAGCTGATTTCTATAAAGATGGATCACTCATCCAGAATCAAACTACAGAGATGATCATCTCTACTGTCTCAAAGTCACATGAGGGTTTCTACTACTGCAAACACTCAGAGAGAGGAGAGTCACCCAAGAGCTGGATCTCAGTCAGAG tGTCTCCTTCAGAATCTCAGATCTCTGTCCTCCACACACTCAGTTCTGTTTTGGCAGTTTGTCCATATCTGCTAGTGACAGTCGTGCTGATTTTCAAATGCTGCAGAATGAGAGGTGAAACATCCGACTGA